In Brachypodium distachyon strain Bd21 chromosome 2, Brachypodium_distachyon_v3.0, whole genome shotgun sequence, one genomic interval encodes:
- the LOC100840213 gene encoding protein MAK16 homolog has product MSDDVIWHCIRHNHCSFMAKIETGIFCRNPYNATGICNRSSCPLANSRYATIRDHDGIFYLYMKTAERAHLPNKLWERVKLPRNYEKAMEVINKHLEFWPKLLVHKIKQRLTKMTQYRIRMRKLQLKVREKIMTVPRKKTQRDLRRLEKAETAAQLEKNIESELKERLRKGVYGDIYNYPFKEFDNILDIENIDLAPEEEEEEEGEIEYVEGDEIEMGDMEDMEDMEDFEGLGEDGDEDGDGLDEPVTKKPKGSSSNSRSKIGRKSTKVITEVEQDEDRNSRQRTRM; this is encoded by the exons ATGAGCGACGACGTGATATGGCACTGTATCCGCCACAACCACTGCAGCTTCATGGCAAA GATCGAGACAGGTATCTTCTGCCGAAACCCCTACAACGCTACGGGCATTTGCAACCGGAGCTCCTGTCCACTTGCGAATAGTCGCTATGCCACCATCCGGGACCATGATG GTATTTTCTACTTATACATGAAAACTGCTGAAAGAGCTCATCTGCCAAACAAATTATGGGAGAGGGTCAAACTTCCCAGGAATTATGAGAAAGCAATGGAAGTCATCAACAAGCATCTC GAGTTTTGGCCCAAGCTACTTGTGCACAAGATAAAGCAGCGCCTGACAAAAATGACTCAGTATCGGATAAGAATGAGGAAACTTCAACTTAAAGTGAG GGAGAAGATAATGACAGTGCCCAGGAAGAAGACTCAGCGTGATCTCAGAAGATTGGAGAAAGCTGAAACCGCTGCTCAACTAGAAAAG AATATTGAAAGTGAACTAAAGGAGCGCCTGAGGAAAGGTGTTTATGGTGACATTTATAATTACCCCTTCAAGGAATTTGATAATATTCTTGACATAGAAAATATTGATTTGGCTcctgaggaagaggaggaagaa GAAGGTGAGATAGAGTATGTTGAAGGTGATGAGATCGAGATGGGTGACATGGAAGACATGGAAGATATGGAAGATTTTGAAGGCCTTGGTGAGGATG GCGATGAAGATGGTGACGGTTTAGATGAGCCAGTAACAAAAAAGCCCAAGGGATCAAGCTCTAATTCGAGATCGAAGATCGGGAGGAAGTCTACCAAGGTTATCACCGAG
- the LOC100845278 gene encoding TATA-binding protein-associated factor BTAF1 isoform X2 encodes MDFNDVIKDEDLLAQKNYWGANVQNNGFYSFNTGQNIQHLVASMVPRYSKHSNFRPRRLSARERNMLKRKAKSNAKDHTKSVPDDDEVVLRNSASSNGASSDQVGAHNDASDAVVDEDNMEYRESGRWPFQQFVDQLIHDMFDPIWEVRHGTIMALREILTHQGGCAGVYFPELSSPFADLDDKIDSDSDSLKRPQSIDLNEDIDTEQLEPVLKRHKKDESNPTEIMLEPAVERFNKEEPSPSEVMDIDFGKELVDANDSKAGAGLLTIPSGEPHFPHVKVEPELQLDGSADPSKVDTSCASLPKTLNPASNPNSVIHVPENSKYMRLLKLAKHSCMKNWEFLQDCAIRFLCVLSLDRFGDYVSDQVVAPVRETCAQALGAVLKYMHPSLVCHTLNILLQMQRRQEWEVRHGSLLGIKYLVAVRKEMLKDLFDYVLGACKAGLEDPDDDVRAVAAEALIPAAASLVRLNDQMLHSIVMLLWDILLDLDDLSPSTSSVMNLLAEIYSQPEMVPKMLGTAALGEREEFDLNKSTQIAEQGDKLTYIENPYVLATLTPRLWPFMRHSITSVRRSAIRTLERLLEVGNSRSLAGITPSKLWPTSMLGDSLQVVFQNILLESNDEILQSSERAWKLLLQCPEKDLECAARSYFSNWMQLATTPYGSTLDSTKMFLPVALPRGSRSRAAAKIRSARLEHEGTRMISFDSTGDTSHQKNFDVSSSVSKIIVGADSDKSVTHTRVLTATALGLFASKLPVGSWQVVLSPLANDVMSLSGVQRQVACMVIVSWFKDLRGRDLAVVGTLLAFFSSVKEYLLDLLACSDPAFPTKDSVLPYSELARTYTKMRNEATNLLHSVDSCAIFKDCASNLNFNADMLSVDDAINFASKLLLPTEFDFLSDSDKTVLSDVESAKQGLLATSGYLKCVQNNLHVTVSSLVASAVVWMSGLPSKLNPVILPLMAAIKREQEELLQDKAADALAELIFSCVGRKPGPNDKLTKNLCTLACTDVCETPQAAVINSMQVIEDQNLLSIGKRFSNHKSRGHVGSGSEERAKMEGFISRRGSEFAFKHLCEKFGSSLFEKLPKLWECLTEFIEPIETKDDIQKDDPSITQLGRSCEDKDPQSLINNIQVVCSVTPHLPEPLRPQLLSLLPCILGCVRHPHVAVRLAAARCITSMAKSLTGNVMVVVIENAIPMLSDSSSVCARQGAGMLLSLLVQGLAVELVPYAPFLVVPLLRCMSDPDGSVRQSVTHSFAALVPLLPLAKGVPLPSGLSERLSRSTEDAQFLEQLLDNSQIDDYKLNIHLSVELRRYQQEGINWLAFLRRFKLHGILCDDMGLGKTLQASAIVASDIAESRARNEDKDPKSLIICPSTLVAHWEYEMEKYIDSSIMKPLQYIGSSQDRIVLHSQFDKFNVIITSYDIVRKDIDFLENIYWNYCVLDEGHIIKNSRSKITSAVKQLKAQHRLILSGTPIQNNVLELWSLFDFLMPGFLGTEKQFQATYGKPLIAAKDSKCSAKDAEAGILAMEALHKQVMPFLLRRTKDEVLSDLPEKIIQDRYCNLSLLQLKLYDKFSSSNAKEEISTIVTANESEQSTSQPKATRHVFQALQYLLKLCSHPVLVIGESPPDYLVDHLKDIRMGSGDDLHDLHHSPKLVALQEILHECGIGSEISSPDASAAVGQHRVLIFAQHKAFLDIIEKDLFQSHMRSVTYLRLDGSVQTEKRFEIVKSFNSDPTIDVLLLTTHVGGLGLNLTSADTLVFMEHDWNPMKDLQAMDRAHRLGQKKVVNVHRLIMRGTLEEKVMSLQRFKVSVANAVINAENASLKTMNTDQLLDLFTSTPASRKASVRPSCSNGEESKESKGKSGRKGLKSILSGLDELWDQSQYADEYDLNQFLAKLNG; translated from the exons GATGCTTCTGACGCAGTTGTGGATGAAGACAATATGGAGTACCGTGAGAGTGGGAGATGGCCTTTTCAACAATTTGTGGATCAGCTTATTCATGATATGTTTGACCCTA TTTGGGAGGTTCGTCATGGCACTATTATGGCTTTGAGAGAAATTTTGACGCATCAAGGTGGTTGTGCTGGAGTATATTTTCCTGAGCTTAGCTCACCTTTTGCTGATCTGGATGATAAAATTGATTCTGATTCTGACTCCCTGAAAAGGCCACAAAGTATTGATCTTAACGAAGATATTGACACGGAACAGCTTGAACCAGTTTTGAAGAGACATAAGAAAGATGAGTCAAATCCTACCGAGATTATGCTTGAACCAGCTGTGGAGAGATTTAACAAAGAGGAGCCAAGTCCTTCTGAGGTTATGGACATTGACTTTGGTAAGGAGCTGGTTGATGCTAATGATTCCAAAGCAGGGGCAGGTTTGCTCACTATACCAAGTGGTGAACCTCATTTTCCTCATGTAAAGGTTGAACCAGAGTTGCAGCTTGATGGTTCAGCTGATCCTTCTAAAGTGGATACATCCTGCGCATCACTCCCCAAAACACTCAACCCCGCATCAAATCCGAATTCTGTTATTCATGTTCCTGAAAATTCAAAGTATATGAGACTGTTGAAATTGGCCAAGCATTCATGTATGAAGAATTGGGAGTTTCTTCAAGATTGTGCAATTCGTTTTCTTTGTGTACTTTCATTGGACCG CTTTGGTGACTATGTATCCGATCAAGTGGTTGCCCCTGTTCGTGAAACTTGTGCTCAAGCTCTTGGTGCTGTTCTGAAGTACATGCATCCTTCTTTAGTGTGTCATACACTGAATATCTTGCTGCAAATGCAG CGCAGGCAAGAGTGGGAAGTTCGTCATGGCAGCCTCCTTGGAATTAAATACTTAGTTGCGGTTCGCAAG GAAATGCTTAAAGATCTTTTTGACTATGTCCTTGGTGCTTGTAAGGCTGGTCTGGAGGATCCGGATGATGATGTCCGAGCGGTGGCTGCAGAGGCCCTCATCCCGGCTGCTGCTTCTTTAGTTAGACTAAATGATCAAATGCTGCATTCAATCGTGATGTTGTTATGGGATATATTGCTTGACCTTGATGATCTAAGCCCATCTACAAGCAG tGTAATGAATTTGTTAGCTGAAATATATTCACAACCGGAGATGGTTCCAAAGATGCTTGGCACGGCAGCCTTAGGAGAAAGGGAAGAATTCGATCTAAACAAATCTACTCAGATTGCTGAGCAAGGAGACAAGTTGACATACATTGAGAACCCTTATGTCTTAGCCACACTGACACCCCGATTATGGCCTTTCATGAGACACAGTATTACGTCAGTACGGCGTTCTGCTATACGAACATTG GAGAGGCTTCTTGAGGTTGGCAACAGCAGAAGTTTAGCTGGAATCACCCCATCTAAATTATGGCCTACATCAATGTTAGGTGACTCACTGCAGGTTGTCTTCCAGAATATACTTTTGGAGTCAAATGATGAGATTCTTCAATCTTCTGAAAGGGCATGGAAACTTCTACTTCAG TGCCCTGAGAAGGACCTTGAGTGTGCTGCAAGGTCATATTTTAGTAATTGGATGCAACTTGCTACAACTCCATATGGCTCAACGTTGGATTCTACAAAAATGTTTCTGCCAGTTGCCCTTCCCCGAGGGAGTCGTTCAAGAGCTGCTGCGAAAATAAGATCTGCAAGACTAGAGCATGAAGGGACAAGAATGATTTCTTTTGATTCTACAGGGGACACATCACATCAAAAGAATTTTGATGTTTCTTCGAGTGTTTCAAAGATTATTGTGGGGGCTGATTCTGACAAATCTGTTACTCATACCAGAGTGCTAACAGCAACGGCCCTTGGGCTTTTTGCCTCGAAGTTGCCAGTGGGCTCCTGGCAAGTTGTTCTTAGTCCACTAGCTAATGATGTCATGTCTCTCTCAGGAGTCCAGAGACAG GTGGCTTGTATGGTTATTGTTTCTTGGTTTAAAGATCTCAGAGGAAGAGATCTTGCTGTAGTCGGCACATTGCTAGCTTTCTTCTCCTCTGTGAAAGAGTATCTGTTGGACTTACTGGCTTGCTCTGATCCAGCGTTCCCAACAAAAGATTCTGTGCTTCCCTATTCTGAACTTGCAAGAACATACACAAAGATGCGCAATGAAGCCACTAATTTACTCCACTCAGTTGATTCTTGTGCTATTTTCAAAGATTGTGCTAGCAACTTAAATTTTAATGCTGACATGCTGAGCGTCGATGATGCTATTAACTTCGCTTCGAAGCTGTTGTTACCAACTGAGTTTGATTTCCTATCGGACAGTGATAAAACTGTCCTGAGTGACGTAGAGTCAGCAAAACAAGGCCTGCTGGCTACATCAGGCTACTTGAAATGTGTTCAG AATAATTTGCACGTCACAGTCTCTTCTTTAGTGGCTTCTGCTGTTGTTTGGATGTCAGGGTTACCAAGCAAGTTGAACCCAGTCATTTTACCTTTAATGGCTGCTATAAAAAGAGAACAG GAGGAACTACTTCAAGACAAAGCAGCAGATGCACTTGCTGAGCTCATTTTTAGTTGTGTTGGTCGCAAGCCTGGCCCCAATGACAAGCTAACCAAGAACCTCTGTACCTTAGCATGTACTGACGTTTGCGAGACACCTCAAGCTGCAGTTATCAATTCAATGCAGGTTATCGAGGACCAAAATTTGTTGTCAATCGGGAAGCGTTTTAGCAATCACAAATCCAGGGGTCATGTGGGTTCTGGTAGTGAAGAAAGAGCAAAAATGGAAGGTTTTATAAGCCGCCGAGGATCAGAGTTTGCTTTCAAGCATCTCTGTGAGAAATTTGGATCATCATTATTTGAAAAACTCCCAAAGTTATGGGAATGTCTTACCGAGTTTATTGAACCTATTGAGACCAAAGATGACATCCAGAAAGATGATCCAAGTATCACTCAATTAGGCAGATCGTGTGAGGATAAGGACCCACAGTCCCTCATCAATAATATCCAG GTTGTTTGTTCAGTTACACCTCACCTGCCTGAACCCTTGAGGCCTCAGCTGTTAAGTCTCCTTCCCTGTATTCTTGGGTGTGTGCGTCATCCTCATGTGGCTGTTAGGTTAGCTGCTGCACGGTGTATCACATCAATGGCAAAGTCATTGACTGGTAATGTGATGGTAGTTGTGATAGAGAATGCCATTCCAATGTTGTCCGATTCATCTTCTGTGTGTGCAAGACAAGGAGCTGGGATGCTTTTGAGCCTTCTTGTTCAGGGTTTGGCTGTGGAGTTGGTTCCTTATGCTCCTTTCCTTGTTGTGCCTCTTTTGAGGTGCATGAGTGACCCTGATGGATCTGTTAGGCAGTCTGTCACTCACAGTTTCGCTGCTTTGGTTCCTTTGCTACCATTAGCGAAGGGCGTTCCATTGCCAAGTGGACTAAGCGAACGGTTATCTAGGAGCACCGAAGATGCACAATTTCTGGAACAACTCCTCGACAATTCCCAAATTGATGACTACAAGCTCAACATTCATCTTAGTGTTGAGTTGCGAAG GTACCAGCAAGAAGGGATTAATTGGTTAGCATTCCTGAGACGGTTCAAGTTACATGGAattttatgtgatgacatgggGCTTGGCAAGACACTCCAGGCGTCTGCTATCGTAGCAAGTGATATTGCTGAGTCACGTGCACGGAATGAGGACAAAGATCCAAAATCTTTGATTATCTGCCCTTCTACATTAGTGGCACATTGGGAATATGAAATGGAGAAGTACATAGACAGCTCAATCATGAAACCTCTTCAGTACATTGGTTCATCACAAGACAGGATCGTGCTGCATAGTCAATTTGACAAGTTCAATGTGATCATAACATCATATGATATTGTACGCAAGGATATTGATTTCCTTGAGAATATCTATTGGAACTATTGTGTTCTGGATGAAGGGCATATAATAAAAAACTCAAGGTCTAAAATAACATCTGCTGTGAAACAGTTGAAAGCACAACACCGTCTTATCTTGAGTGGAACTCCTATTCAG AACAATGTGTTGGAATTATGGTCTCTGTTCGACTTCCTTATGCCTGGCTTTCTTGGAACAGAAAAACAG TTCCAAGCTACATATGGGAAACCATTGATAGCAGCTAAAGATTCAAAATGTTCAGCAAAGGATGCGGAGGCTGGCATTCTTGCAATGGAGGCACTTCATAAGCAG GTCATGCCATTTTTACTCAGAAGAACCAAGGATGAAGTCTTATCAGATCTTCCAGAGAAGATTATCCAGGATCGATATTGCAATCTCAGTCTATTGCAGCTCAAACTTTATGACAAATTCTCCAGCTCCAATGCGAAAGAAGAGATTTCAACTATAGTAACAGCAAATGAATCAGAGCAATCTACCTCCCAACCAAAGGCAACTCGTCATGTATTTCAG GCATTACAATACCTACTAAAACTCTGCAGCCATCCTGTACTTGTAATTGGGGAGAGCCCACCTGACTATCTAGTGGATCATCTTAAAGACATACGTATGGGATCCGGTGATGACCTTCATGACCTGCATCACTCTCCTAAGCTTGTTGCTCTTCAAGAGATACTTCACGAGTGTGGTATAGGATCCGAAATATCAAGTCCTGATGCTTCTGCAGCTGTTGGGCAACACAGAGTTTTGATTTTTGCTCAACATAAG GCTTTTCTTGACATTATCGAAAAAGACCTGTTTCAGTCCCATATGAGAAG CGTCACATATTTGCGGCTTGATGGCTCTGTTCAAACAGAGAAGAGATTTGAAATTGTCAAATCATTCAATTCAGATCCAACCATTGATGTGCTTCTACTAACAACTCACG TTGGTGGTCTGGGATTGAATTTGACATCTGCTGACACGTTGGTTTTTATGGAACATGACTGGAACCCGATGAAGGATCTTCAG GCGATGGACAGAGCACATCGTCTAGGCCAAAAGAAAGTTGTGAATGTGCACCGTCTCATCATGCGTGGTACCCTGGAAGAGAAAGTGATGAGTCTCCAGCGTTTCAAGGTGTCGGTTGCCAATGCGGTCATAAATGCTGAGAACGCTAGCCTGAAGACCATGAACACTGACCAGCTACTCGATTTGTTCACTTCGACCCCTGcttccagaaag GCGTCAGTTCGCCCTAGCTGTTCGAATGGTGAGGAGAGTAAAGAGTCCAAGGGAAAATCCGGCCGGAAGGGCCTGAAGTCCATTCTGAGTGGGCTGGATGAGCTCTGGGATCAGTCACAGTATGCAGATGAGTATGATCTGAACCAGTTCTTGGCAAAGCTCAACGGGTGA